The segment CGGCCGCCCGTTCGGCGGCGGAAGGGGCGGCCGGGACGGGCGGCCCCGGCGCCCAGCGGTGTCGGCTGCTGGTCCAGCCGCCGAGCGGGCGGCGGCGCACCAGCGCGCCCTCCATGCCGAGCAGCCGCAGCAGCCGCATGCCCACCGGCTGGGTGACGCCGTTGCCGTAGTCGAGGGTCTCGCGCAACTGCGGTACCAGCTCCCCGAGTTGGCTTCCAGTCAGGCCGTCGGAAGAGCCGGAAGAGCCGGGGGAGCCAGGGGAGCCGGCGAGCGCGGCGTCCAGCGCGGCGATGACGTCGGCCTGGGCGCGGGCGGTCCAGGCGGCGTCCCGGCCGGTGGCGGCGAAGTCCCGGAGCAGGCGGGTGCGTTCGGCGGCGACGGTCTTCGCGGTGGTCGAGGCGTACAGCGCCGGGGCGAGGCCGGCCGGGACGGTGAACAGGGTCTTGCGCATGCCGTGCCGGCGCAGCACGGTGCCGTCGGCGTACAGGGCGCGCTCGGTGTCGGCGATGCCGGGGGCGGTGAGCCGGGCCGCGACGGCGAGGAAGACCGTGGCGGGGTCGGTGGCGTGCACGGCGACCAGGGCGTCCACCACCTGCTCCGCCCGGTCGGCACCGCCGCCGGGGGCGAGCAGGTGCCGGTGGGCGAGCCGGGCGCGGCGCTGGTCGTCGTCGAAGGCGGGGCGGGCGGACACGCGGTTCCTCCAAGGGGTCGGGGCCGGGCCAGCCTGCCACGCGGCCCGCCCCGGCGGGCCCGTTCCGGGTTCCGGACGCCTCGTGGCGCGGCGGTCCGTGAAAGTTTCGCGGAACGGCGGCCGCCGGTCCGGGGCGATGGCCGGGGTGCGCGGCTGGGCGGCCGGGCGGATGGCGGACGAGGCCCGGGGTCTGCGGAGGCTGCTCCAACTCACCTGTCTAGAAGGTCGGTTGATGTGACGTCGGATCGACGGGACGAGGCGGCCGGGCGCTGCCGGTACCAGCGCCCAGCCGGTCGGCGGCCGGTCGGTGGTGGGCCGGTGGCGGCCTACCGCGCGCACCCGCGAGGCGCGCGCGGGGCGCCCGCGATGCGCCCGCAGTGGCCCCGGACCGGGCGGCCGCCCGTCTACGGGCGGCGTCCATCCGAGTCTGCGGGAGCGCTCCCACGGTTTCTGTCGAACTCCTTGACGGGAGTTCGAGGTCATGGCTTCATATCGGTTGTCCCCGAGCTGAGTTGAACTCAGAGCGGGCCAAGTATGGGAGCGCTCCCATTGCCAGGAGCGCCTCCATCGAGTCCGTCCCCCACCCGAAAGGACTCCCTTACCGTGTCGTCGAACCTGACGCGCCGTCTCCGGACGGCGGCTGCGGCCGTGGTGCTCAGCGCCGCCACGATCGCCCCCCTTGCGATGTCGACCACCGCCGCCCACGCGGCGACCCGCGTGGACAACCCCTTCGTCGGCGCCGGGGTCTACGTGAACCCCGAGTGGTCCGCCAACGCCGCCGCCGAGCCGGGCGGTTCGGCGGTCTCCAACCAGCCGACCTTCGTCTGGCTGGACCGCATCGCCGCCATCAACGGCGTCAACGGCGGCATGGGCCTGCGCGCCCACCTGAACGCCGCGGTGCAGCAGGCCGCCGGCAAGCCGTACGTGTTCCAGGTCGTCATCTACGACCTGCCGGGCCGCGACTGCGCCGCCCTCTCCTCGAACGGCGAGCTCGGCCCCACCGACCTGCCGCGCTACAAGAGCGAGTTCATCGACCCGATCGCCGCGATCCTGGCCGACCCG is part of the Kitasatospora setae KM-6054 genome and harbors:
- a CDS encoding DNA glycosylase AlkZ-like family protein, whose protein sequence is MSARPAFDDDQRRARLAHRHLLAPGGGADRAEQVVDALVAVHATDPATVFLAVAARLTAPGIADTERALYADGTVLRRHGMRKTLFTVPAGLAPALYASTTAKTVAAERTRLLRDFAATGRDAAWTARAQADVIAALDAALAGSPGSPGSSGSSDGLTGSQLGELVPQLRETLDYGNGVTQPVGMRLLRLLGMEGALVRRRPLGGWTSSRHRWAPGPPVPAAPSAAERAAAQAELARHWLASYGPATEDDLAWWTGWGVREVRAALAALAAVEVELDGGAAGFVLPDDLEPATAPAPWAALLPALDPSTMGWKHRDWYLAPEHRPELTDRSGNLGPTVWWNGRVIGGWAQLPDGELAFELFTDPGRAARDAVTARAAALRAVLADTRVTPRFRTPLERRLTA